The sequence below is a genomic window from Citricoccus muralis.
GTGGCGTTCGTCGTCTGGGCCGCACTGTTACCCGAGCAAGCCGAGACGGTGATCTTCGGCGCGATGGGCTGGGTGGCCACCAATTTCGGCTGGTACTACGTGCTTACCGCCACCATCGTGGTGGTTTTCGTGTTGATCGTCGCCTTCTCACGCGTGGGCCGGACGAAGATGGGTCCGGATCACTCGAAACCGAAGTTCAACCTCTTTACCTGGGCGGCCATGCTGTTTGCCGCCGGTATTGGTGTGGACCTGATGTTCTTTGGGATTTCCGGGCCGGCCACCAACTTCCTGGCTCCCCCGGATGTCACCCCGCTCTCCGATGAGGCGGCGCGGATGGCACCGATCTGGACGATCTTCCACTACGGCATCCCCGGCTGGGCGATGTACGCGCTGATGGGCATGGCGTTCGGGCTGTTCGCCTACCGGTACCACCTACCGCTGAGCATCCGTTCGGCCCTGGCCCCGATTTTCGGCAAGCGCATTCACGGTCCCATTGGTCACGCCGCGGAAATCGGTGCGACCATCGGCACCATCTTCGGCATCGCCGTGTCCCTGGGTATCGGCGTCGTGTTCTTGAACTTTGGGCTATCCGCCATCTTCGACATTCCGAACCACATTGGTGTGCAGATCGCACTGATGGCGCTCGCGGTGTTTATTACAATCCTGTCCACCGTCTCCGGTGTGGATAAGGGCATTCGTCGGCTCTCGGAACTCAACGTGATCCTCGCGGTCGTGCTGATGCTCTGGGTGCTGTTCTCAGGGCAGACCCACGTGATGCTCAACCAGCTGGTGCAGAACATCGGCGACTTCTTCTCCGGGTTCCCCTCGATGATGATGAACACCTTCGCCTACACCGCCGGTACGGAAGACTACCCCTCCCAGCAGTGGATGGCGGACTGGACGCTGTTCTTCTGGGCCTGGTGGATCGCCTGGGCACCGTTCGTCAGTCTCTTCCTGGCGCGGATTTCCCGCGGCCGCACGCTGCGCCAGTTCGTCCTCGGCGTGCTGCTGATCCCCTTCGCGTTCATCCTGCTGTGGGTGTCGGTGTTCGGCAATGCCGCGCTGAGCTTCTTCCGCGCCGGCGAAGAGGAGTTCCTGGAGCTGGCGGTGAATCTGCCCGAATCCGGTTTCTTCACGCTGTTGGCTCAGTACCCGGGCGCCACCTTTACCGTGGCCCTGGCCGTGGTGACCGGGCTGTTCTTCTACGTCACCTCTGCCGACTCGGGTTCCCTGGTGATGGCGAACATGACGTCGAAACCCTCGCTCACCGACTCCGACGGGCCCTCCTGGCTGCGCATCGTGTGGGCGGTCATCACCGGCGCGCTGACGCTGACCATGCTGTTCATCGACGGCGTGTACACCCTGCAGGCAGCCACCGTGATGGTGGGTCTGCCCCTGTCGATTCTGATCTACCTGGTGATGATCTCCCTGTTCAAGGTGCTGCGCTCCGAGCGGCTCACCCTGGACTCCCAGATCGCTACCATGCCGGATGTGCTCTCCAGCCGGATCCGCGAAGGTGGTGAACGCGGGAACTGGCGCCAGCGACTCAAGCGCCGGATGACGTTTGCCTCTGCCGAGCAGATTGATCGCTACGTCACCCAGGTGGCCACCCCCGCGATCGAGGAAGTGGCGGCCGAACTGAAGAACCTCGGCGTCGACGTCGCATGTCACCGCGGCGAACACCCGGACTACCCGATTCCGTACATCGACCTGATGGTGCATTTCCCCGATCAGGAGGACTTCAAGTACCAGGCCTACCCGGTGGCGTACTCGGTGCCGAACTTCGCTTCGAACATCAAAGCGGTGCAGGACGTGTTCTTCAAGCTCGAAGTGTTCTCGCTGACCGGTTCCCGCGGTCACGACATCATGGGCTACACCAAGGAACAGGTCATCTCCGATGTACTCGACGCCTACGACGCCCACATGGCGTTCATGTCGCTCACCGGCGACAAGGGGGCGCCGGCCTCGCTCATGGATGCCGAAGCTCCCGATGAATGGTGGGACACCGATCAGACCGAGGTGGAGCCAGCGGACACCGCAGCCCTGCGGAAGATTGACGCCGCCATTGAAACCACCCCACACCCTGGACCCGATTCCGAAGGAGAGAACCGATGACTGATTCTGCCATCGCCACCCTGTACATCGACGGCGTCTGGACCGCTTCCTCAACCGGCGAGACCCGCGACGTCGAGTGTCCCGCCGACGGCAGCCACGTTGCTGTGGTGTCTGAGGCCAGCGGCGACGACGTCGAACGTGCCATTCGTGCTGCCCGCCGCGCCTTTGATGAGGGCGTGTGGGCCGAAAAGCCGGCCAGCGAACGCGGCGACTTCCTGTTGCAGGTCGCCGACGGAATCCAGGCACGCAAGGACGATTTCGCCCGCGCCGAGGCCCTGGACACCGGCAAGCGCCTGGTCGAGGCCGAAGGGGATATGGACGACATCATCTCCTGCTTCCGGTACTACGGGAAGATCGCCGATCAGCACCCGGGCCGCCTGGTGGATGCCGGAGACTCATCGGTGATCTCGCGGGTGGTCTACGAGCCGATCGGGGTGTGCGGGATGATCACCCCCTGGAACTTCCCACTGCTGCAGGCTGCGTGGAAGGTGGCTCCGGCGCTGGCTGCGGGCAACTCCTTCGTGCTCAAGCCCGCCGAGCTGACCCCGCACACGGCCATCCTGCTGATGGAGGTGCTGGATTCCCTCGGCCTGCCTGCGGGCGTGGCCAACCTCGTGTTGGGTGACGGCGGCACCGTGGGTGCGCCGCTGTCCAGCCACCCGGAGATCGACCTGGTGTCCTTCACCGGTGGACTGGTGACGGGCCGCAAGATCGCCGAGTCGGCAGCCCGCGACGTCAAGAAGGTGGCCCTGGAGCTGGGCGGAAAGAACCCGAACGTGGTGTTCGCCGATGCGGATTACGAAGCCGCTCTGGACAATGCGCTGACCGCCGCATTCCTGGACTCCGGGCTAGTGTGCTCGGCCGGCACCCGACTGATCGTGCAAGACTCCATCGCGGAGCAGTTCGTGGATGACCTGGTGGCCCGCGCCGAGGGCATCGTGATGGGCGGACCCTTCGACGAGCAGGCCGAAACCGGTCCGCTGATCTCGAAGGCGCACCGCGACAAGGTCACCGACTACGTGAAGCGCGGCGTGGAGGCCGGTGCCCGACTGCGCGTGGGCGGACACTGGGGCGGCGAAGAGCACGCCAAGGGCTACTTCTACGCACCCACCGTGCTGGATCAGTGCACCTCGGACAACCCCGCCGTCGTCGAAGAGGGCTTTGGTCCGGTGATCACCGTGGAGACCTTCAAGGATGAGGCCGAGGCCATCAAGATCGCCAACGACACCGAATACGGGCTGGCCGGGGCAGTGTGGACCTCGGACATGGGCGTGGCCAACCGCGTCTCGCGCGGGCTGCGCCACGGCACCATCTGGATCAACGACTACCACCCCTACCTCCCGCAGGCCGAGTGGGGCGGGTTCAAGCACTCCGGCATCGGCCGCGAACTCGGACCCACCGGTCTCGAGGAGTACGTGGAGGCCAAGCACATCTACCACAACACCGAGCCGGCCCCAGCCGACTGGTTCCCCCGCAAGAACTGACGGCGTCACCGAGAATACTCAAGGAGAAGACATGGCATCACCACAGCAGCACATCGACGAGATCGTCTCCGAGAACCCCGTGCGCGAATACGACTATCTGGTGATCGGCGGTGGCTCGGCCGGCGCCGTAGTGGCCGCCCGGCTCAGCGAGGACCCGGAGGTCACCGTGGCTCTGCTGGAAGCCGGCGATCATGACCAGGACCACGCCGAAGTGCTGGACCTGAAGCGCTGGCCCGAACTGCTGGAATCCGGGCTGGACTGGGACTACCCCATCGAACCGCAGGAGAACGGTAACTCGTTCATGCGCCACGCCCGTGCCAAGGTGCTGGGCGGCTGCTCCTCACACAACTCCTGCATCGCCTTCCACCCGCCGGCCGAGGACATGGACCTGTGGGAGCAGCTGGGAGCCACCGGCTGGAATGCCGAGACCATCCTGCCGCTGATCAAGCGCCTGGAGACCAACTCCCGCGGTGGCGAGAAGCACGGCACGAACGGACCGGTGCACCTGATGGACGTGCCGGCCGAGGACCCGATCGGTGTGGCTGTGCTGGATGCGTGCGAACAGGCCGGAATCCCCCGGAAGCTGTTCAACGACGGCGAAACCGTGGTGCACGGTGCCAACTGGTTCCAGGTGAACCGCCAGGCCGATGGCACCCGGGCGTCGTCGTCGGTCTCCTACCTGCACCCGATTCAGGGTGAGCGGAAGAACCTGGACATCCTCACCGGACACTGGACCACCCGGGTGCTCTTTGATGGCGACCGTGCCGTGGGCGTGGAATACATCGACAACGCTTTCGACCGGACCTCGGTGCTGAAAGCGCGCAAGGAAGTCATCCTCTCCGCCGGGGCGATCGACACCCCGAAGCTGCTGATGCTCTCCGGGATCGGCCCGGCCGAGCACCTACAAGAATTCGGCATCGAGGTGCGCGTGGACTCCCCCGGCGTGGGCTCGAACCTGCAGGACCACCCGGAAGCGGTGATCTCCTGGGAGACCAACGAGAAGATGGTGCGCGACGCCACCCAGTGGTGGGAGATCGGCATCTTCACCCACACCGAAGACCCCGAGGGTGCGGGCCTGCCGGATCTGATGATGCACTACGGTTCGGTGCCGTTCGACATGCACACCCGGCGCCAGGGTTACCCCACCTCGCCGGAATCATTCGCTCTCACCCCGAACATCACCCACGCCAAGTCGCGCGGCACGGTGCGGCTGCGGTCGATGGACTACCGCGACAAGCCGAAGGTCGACCCGCGCTACTTCACCGATGCGGAGGGTCACGATATGCGCGTGGCGGTAGCCGGGATCAAGAAGGCCCGCGAGATCATCTCCCAGCCGGCCATGGCCGACAAGGTGACCCGTGAGCTGTTCCCCGGACCGGATGTGCAGACCGATGAGGAGATCGCCGACTACGTGGCGCGCACCCACAACACGGTGTACCACCCGGCCGGTTCCTGCCGGATGGGCCCGGTGGACGACGAGATGTCCCCGGTGGACCCGGAACTGCGCGTCAAGGGCGTGCAGGGGCTGCGCGTGGTGGACGGTTCGATCATGCCGCAGCTGACGGCGGTGAACCCGAACATCACCACCATGCTGATCGGCGAGCGCGCCTCGGATCTGATCCGGGGCCGGTAACACGGGTCGTTAAGACACCGAGGGTAGACATCCCTCGTATCGTCGACGGCGGGGCGGCATCCAGTGCGGGTGCCGCCCCGCCGTCGTCGTGACATCTGTCATGGGCAGAACGTGATCGGCGGCAGTTCTGTACGGTGGTCGGGGCGAGCATGCTGGAGGTATGGATACCACTACAGCCATCTCGATTCAGGACGTCCATCGCCGCTTCGGCTCCGTGACCGCCGTCAACGGGATCACCCTCACCGTGACCACCGGGGAGGTGCTGGCCCTGCTCGGTCCCAACGGCGCCGGCAAGACCACCCTGCTGGACATGGTGCTCGGATTCACGACGCCGTCGTCGGGCACTATTTCGGTGTACGGCCGGGCCCCCGAGGCAGCCGCGCGGGACGGTCAGGTGGGCGCGGTGTTGCAGAACGGCGGGTTGCTCGATGACCTCACCGTGGCCGAAACCATCCGCATGGTCGCCGCCTGTCACGTCCGCCACCTGCCCGTGGCCGAAGTGATGCAACGGGCCGGCGTGGCCAGCTTCGCCACCCGCAAAGTCAAGAAATGCTCCGGCGGCCAGCAGCAGCGCCTGCGGTTCGCCCTGGCCCTGCTCACCGACCCGCAACTGCTGATTCTTGACGAGCCCACCGCCGGCATGGACGCCGGGGCCCGCCGCGAATTCTGGCAGACCATGCACGCCGAAGCCGAACGCGGCCGCACCATCATCTTCGCCACCCACTACCTGCGCGAAGCCGACGACTACGCCGACCGGGTAGTGCTTGTCCAGGGCGGGCGCGTGGTGGCCGACGGCACCGTGTCCGAGATGACCACCGGCTTCCATCGGATCCTGTCCGCCGAATGGATCGGCGACGACGACCCCCGCGTTTGGGCTGCGCAGGCGGGGCTGTCCGAGGAGCAGTTCACCGTGGAGGCCGAGCGCTCCCGGATTCAGATCACCAGCCCGGACACCGATGCCCTCGCCGCCGAGTTGTTGGCCAGCGCGCGCATCCGTCACTTGCAGATCGTCCACCCCGGCATCGAGGACGTGTTCTTTGAGCTCACCACCCAGGAGGTCCCGGCATGAGCACCGCCACGACACCCCGTGCGCCCCGTCGAACGCGTGCGCAGATCTTGTTCGGCTTCGTCTGCTGGGAGTTCTGGCGCAATTTCCGGATGGTCGACGCCACCTTCTTCATCATCGTGTTGCCGGTCGCTATGTACCTGATGTTCGGCGTGGCGATGGGTGTGGAGGGCGCCCGGGCCGGCGAGGGCAACGTGGCGGCCTACGTGATGACCTCCATGGCCGCTTATGGGGCGGTGATCGCGACGACGGCGATGGCCGGTTCCGCCGCCGTCGAGCGCACCCAGGGCTGGGGCCGGCAGCTGAATCTCACCGGCCTCACCCCGCCCGCCTACATGCTGGGCAAAATGCTGATGGCCGTGCTGATGGCGATCACCCCCATCGTGCTGGTGTATCTGGCCGGGCTGGTCACCGGGGCGGAGCTGGACTCGGTAGAGCTGTGGCTGTCGTCGGCGGCGCTGGTGCTGCTGGTCGCCGTCCCGTTCTCCCTCTACGGTCTCGCTTTCGCCTTGCTGTTCCGTTCGGAGACGGCGGTGAGTGCGGCGTCCGGGTTCCTGGTGATCTTCGCGTTCTTCGGCAACCTGTTCATTCCACTCTCCGGGGTGTTGCTGGAGATCGCCCGGTTCACGCCCCTGTACGGGGTGGCGATGCTAGCCCGTTGGACGCAGACCGAGGGCATGATCGTGCCGATGTCGGAGGAGGAGGCGATGGCCGGCATCGAGTACGAATCCATGTGGGTGCTGCTGGTCAACCTGGGCGCCTGGACGCTGATCTTCGCCGTCGTGTGTTTGTTGGCCGCCCGTCGCCGGACCTCCCGCTGAGCCGCTGGGTAGACTCGGAACCGTGACCACATCGGGCCTGCTAGAGCCTCCCGCCACCCGCGAGGAGAAGATCAACACGCTGTTCAGCGCGGGCATCTGGCTGCTGTTCCTGGGGTGGACCGTCTACGGGTTCATCATCTCCGCTGCCCCGGTGTACTGGCAGGTGGCCGGCTGGGTGGCGCTGCCGAGTTTCGTGGTGATCTACCTGTACAGCTTCCTGCACCCGGAACCGTTGACCGGGCTGCCCCGGTTCGCGAACACCCTGGCGTACACCGTCGTGCTGGTGGGTCTGGGGTTCGTGATGATGATGTCCACCCTGTATGCGGTGGTGAACATGGTGCCGTTTTTGATGGCGCTGTGGCTGTTCAGCTCCCGGCTGCGTACCGGGCTGGCGGCAGTGGCCCTGATCGCCGTCGTCGTCACCTCCCTCGTGGTGGCGTTGCAGCTGGAGGCGTACGAGTCCTGGCTGTTGCCCGCCATCGGGATCCCCACCGTGATCCTGGTGATGGTGCGAATCAGCATCGAGCTGGAGGAGCGGCAGCGAGTGAACTCGGAGCGGCTGGCCCTCGCCGAACAGCGGGAGGACCTGGCCGGAACGGTGCACGATCTCCTGGGACATTCGCTGACCACGGTCACCGTGAAGACCCAGCTGGCGCGCCGGTTGCTGCGGGTTGACCCGGAGGCGGCAGAGCGAGAGCTCGACGACGTGTTGGCCCTGTCGCGCCGGTCGCTGTCGGAGGTGCGCGCGACCGTGACGGATCTGCGCCAGCCGGATCTGCTCGAGCAGTTGGACCAGGCGGAGCAGTCGCTGTGCGCCGCCGGAATCGAGCTGCGGCGCCCGGAACAGCTCCCCGCACTGACCCTGATGCAGCAGCAGGTGGTGGCCTGGGTGCTGCGCGAAACCGTGACCAATGTGATCCGGCATTCTGAGGCGCAGCGGTGCACGGTGTGCGTGGTAGACGGCGACGACGTGGGGCAGGTCATCGTGCGGATCGACGACGACGGGGTCGGCCTGCCGGCGGAGTGCGCCGACGCTGGCCCCGGCACGGGGGCTGGCGCCGCGGGCACAGGAACCGGGACTGGCACCGGGGCGATCGGCGAGCATCACGGGCTGCTCGGGATGCGCCGTCGCGTGGAAGCCGTGGGCGGCACCCTGCGCCTGGTGGACTTGGAACCCGGAACCCGCGTGGAGGCGAGACTGTGACCCCTGCACCGACTTCTGAACCGACGTCAGAGCGCCCGTCAGAGCTGATCCGGCTGTTGCTGGCCGACGATCAGCACCTGGTGCGCGCCGGGCTGGCTGCGTTACTGAATCTGGAAGACGATCTCGACGTCATCCACCAACAATCCTCCGGTGCCGGGCTCGTCGCGGCAGTACAGGAACACCGGATCGACGTCGCCGTGCTCGACATCGAGATGCCCGGAATGGACGGGATCACCGCCACCGAAACGCTCACCGCCACCCTCGAACAGCCACCAGCAGTGCTGATTCTGACCACGTTTGGCCGCACCGGTTACCTGCAGCGGGCCATGGCGGCCGGAGCGCGCGGCTTCATGGTGAAAGACGCACCCGCCGAGCAGCTGGCTGCCGCGATCCGCACCGTGCATGCCGGGGGCCGGGCGGTGGATCCGGGGCTGGCCGCTGAAGCGCTGAGCATACCCGCCAGCCCGCTGACCGAACGCGAGGCGGATGTGCTGCGGGCCGCGCTCACCGGGGCCTCGGTCAAGGCGATCGCCGCGCAGCTGTTCCTCTCCCCCGGCACCGTGCGCAATCACCTCTCCGCGGCCATCGGCAAGACCGGCACCACCAACCGGGCCGAGGCCGCACGCCAGGCCCAGTCCCACGGGTGGTTGTAACGTGCGTTGACCGCGCCGTCGTTATCGTGTCCGGGGGCTGTGAGACAGTGGGCTCATGGACGTTCTGGTGATCCTTCTCTGCACTCTGGCCGGTCTTGTACTCGGCGCCGCGCTTGGCGTCTGGATCGCGTGGCGCCGCTTCTCCGAGAACCCAGAGGAACGGGCGACGGCCGAGCAGCTGCGCACCGAGCTAGCCGAGGCCCGCACCCGCAGTGAGATGCTGGACCGGGCGCTCACCCAGGAGCAAAGTCGTGCCCGGCAAGACTCCGATGTGTTGCGCGAGCTGAACCCGCTTTCCCAGCAGATCAAGGATCTGGGCCACCATGTGCGCGTGCTGGAGCGGGACCGGCAGCACCAATACGGCCAGCTCGCCCAACAACTGAAAACCGCCTCCGACACGGACTCCGCGCTGCTGCGCAACACTCAGGCGCTGGTGGCCACGCTGCGCGCCAACTCCGCCCGCGGTCACTGGGGTGAGGTGCAGCTGCGACGCATCGTCGAGGCCGCGGGCATGCTGCGTCACACCGATTTCACCGAACAGGCGCATCTGCGCGGCGACGACGGCGCCCTGCGCCCGGACCTGCTGGTGTACTTGCCCGGGGAGAAGACCCTCGCCGTCGATGCGAAGGCCCCACTGGCCGCCGTGCTCGCCGCCGAAGAGCTCGCCCAGGCACCCGACGCCGCCGAGCGCCGTCGTGAATTAATGACCGAGCATGCCAAAGCCGTGCGGGCGCATGTGGACCAGCTCGCCAAAAAACAATACTGGTCGGCCCTGGAGCACTCGCCCGAACTGGTGGTGTGCTTCCTGCCCGCCGAGTCCTACCTGGCGGCCGCGCTGGAAGCCGACCCACAGTTGCTCGACGACGCCTTCGGGAAGAACGTGGCCCTGGTGTCACCGGTGTCGCTGCTGGCCGCGCTGAAATCCGTGGCGTATTCCTGGCAGCAGGAGAACCTGGTGGACAACGCCAAGCTGATCGTCGATTCTTCGCGGCAGCTCTACCAACGGTTGGCCACCGTGGGCACCCATCTCACGGCCATGGGC
It includes:
- a CDS encoding aldehyde dehydrogenase family protein, producing MTDSAIATLYIDGVWTASSTGETRDVECPADGSHVAVVSEASGDDVERAIRAARRAFDEGVWAEKPASERGDFLLQVADGIQARKDDFARAEALDTGKRLVEAEGDMDDIISCFRYYGKIADQHPGRLVDAGDSSVISRVVYEPIGVCGMITPWNFPLLQAAWKVAPALAAGNSFVLKPAELTPHTAILLMEVLDSLGLPAGVANLVLGDGGTVGAPLSSHPEIDLVSFTGGLVTGRKIAESAARDVKKVALELGGKNPNVVFADADYEAALDNALTAAFLDSGLVCSAGTRLIVQDSIAEQFVDDLVARAEGIVMGGPFDEQAETGPLISKAHRDKVTDYVKRGVEAGARLRVGGHWGGEEHAKGYFYAPTVLDQCTSDNPAVVEEGFGPVITVETFKDEAEAIKIANDTEYGLAGAVWTSDMGVANRVSRGLRHGTIWINDYHPYLPQAEWGGFKHSGIGRELGPTGLEEYVEAKHIYHNTEPAPADWFPRKN
- the rmuC gene encoding DNA recombination protein RmuC produces the protein MDVLVILLCTLAGLVLGAALGVWIAWRRFSENPEERATAEQLRTELAEARTRSEMLDRALTQEQSRARQDSDVLRELNPLSQQIKDLGHHVRVLERDRQHQYGQLAQQLKTASDTDSALLRNTQALVATLRANSARGHWGEVQLRRIVEAAGMLRHTDFTEQAHLRGDDGALRPDLLVYLPGEKTLAVDAKAPLAAVLAAEELAQAPDAAERRRELMTEHAKAVRAHVDQLAKKQYWSALEHSPELVVCFLPAESYLAAALEADPQLLDDAFGKNVALVSPVSLLAALKSVAYSWQQENLVDNAKLIVDSSRQLYQRLATVGTHLTAMGNSLRKSVDSYNTLVGSVESRLLPTARRLNELDSTLTAQEPSRPIDSAPRSLSASELLE
- a CDS encoding response regulator transcription factor; translation: MTPAPTSEPTSERPSELIRLLLADDQHLVRAGLAALLNLEDDLDVIHQQSSGAGLVAAVQEHRIDVAVLDIEMPGMDGITATETLTATLEQPPAVLILTTFGRTGYLQRAMAAGARGFMVKDAPAEQLAAAIRTVHAGGRAVDPGLAAEALSIPASPLTEREADVLRAALTGASVKAIAAQLFLSPGTVRNHLSAAIGKTGTTNRAEAARQAQSHGWL
- a CDS encoding sensor histidine kinase, whose translation is MTTSGLLEPPATREEKINTLFSAGIWLLFLGWTVYGFIISAAPVYWQVAGWVALPSFVVIYLYSFLHPEPLTGLPRFANTLAYTVVLVGLGFVMMMSTLYAVVNMVPFLMALWLFSSRLRTGLAAVALIAVVVTSLVVALQLEAYESWLLPAIGIPTVILVMVRISIELEERQRVNSERLALAEQREDLAGTVHDLLGHSLTTVTVKTQLARRLLRVDPEAAERELDDVLALSRRSLSEVRATVTDLRQPDLLEQLDQAEQSLCAAGIELRRPEQLPALTLMQQQVVAWVLRETVTNVIRHSEAQRCTVCVVDGDDVGQVIVRIDDDGVGLPAECADAGPGTGAGAAGTGTGTGTGAIGEHHGLLGMRRRVEAVGGTLRLVDLEPGTRVEARL
- the betT gene encoding choline BCCT transporter BetT; translated protein: MAEAVENQSRSASTPDRPDPGRTTSPVNWPVFLGTFVIIVAFVVWAALLPEQAETVIFGAMGWVATNFGWYYVLTATIVVVFVLIVAFSRVGRTKMGPDHSKPKFNLFTWAAMLFAAGIGVDLMFFGISGPATNFLAPPDVTPLSDEAARMAPIWTIFHYGIPGWAMYALMGMAFGLFAYRYHLPLSIRSALAPIFGKRIHGPIGHAAEIGATIGTIFGIAVSLGIGVVFLNFGLSAIFDIPNHIGVQIALMALAVFITILSTVSGVDKGIRRLSELNVILAVVLMLWVLFSGQTHVMLNQLVQNIGDFFSGFPSMMMNTFAYTAGTEDYPSQQWMADWTLFFWAWWIAWAPFVSLFLARISRGRTLRQFVLGVLLIPFAFILLWVSVFGNAALSFFRAGEEEFLELAVNLPESGFFTLLAQYPGATFTVALAVVTGLFFYVTSADSGSLVMANMTSKPSLTDSDGPSWLRIVWAVITGALTLTMLFIDGVYTLQAATVMVGLPLSILIYLVMISLFKVLRSERLTLDSQIATMPDVLSSRIREGGERGNWRQRLKRRMTFASAEQIDRYVTQVATPAIEEVAAELKNLGVDVACHRGEHPDYPIPYIDLMVHFPDQEDFKYQAYPVAYSVPNFASNIKAVQDVFFKLEVFSLTGSRGHDIMGYTKEQVISDVLDAYDAHMAFMSLTGDKGAPASLMDAEAPDEWWDTDQTEVEPADTAALRKIDAAIETTPHPGPDSEGENR
- a CDS encoding ABC transporter permease, whose amino-acid sequence is MSTATTPRAPRRTRAQILFGFVCWEFWRNFRMVDATFFIIVLPVAMYLMFGVAMGVEGARAGEGNVAAYVMTSMAAYGAVIATTAMAGSAAVERTQGWGRQLNLTGLTPPAYMLGKMLMAVLMAITPIVLVYLAGLVTGAELDSVELWLSSAALVLLVAVPFSLYGLAFALLFRSETAVSAASGFLVIFAFFGNLFIPLSGVLLEIARFTPLYGVAMLARWTQTEGMIVPMSEEEAMAGIEYESMWVLLVNLGAWTLIFAVVCLLAARRRTSR
- a CDS encoding ABC transporter ATP-binding protein, translating into MDTTTAISIQDVHRRFGSVTAVNGITLTVTTGEVLALLGPNGAGKTTLLDMVLGFTTPSSGTISVYGRAPEAAARDGQVGAVLQNGGLLDDLTVAETIRMVAACHVRHLPVAEVMQRAGVASFATRKVKKCSGGQQQRLRFALALLTDPQLLILDEPTAGMDAGARREFWQTMHAEAERGRTIIFATHYLREADDYADRVVLVQGGRVVADGTVSEMTTGFHRILSAEWIGDDDPRVWAAQAGLSEEQFTVEAERSRIQITSPDTDALAAELLASARIRHLQIVHPGIEDVFFELTTQEVPA
- a CDS encoding GMC family oxidoreductase is translated as MASPQQHIDEIVSENPVREYDYLVIGGGSAGAVVAARLSEDPEVTVALLEAGDHDQDHAEVLDLKRWPELLESGLDWDYPIEPQENGNSFMRHARAKVLGGCSSHNSCIAFHPPAEDMDLWEQLGATGWNAETILPLIKRLETNSRGGEKHGTNGPVHLMDVPAEDPIGVAVLDACEQAGIPRKLFNDGETVVHGANWFQVNRQADGTRASSSVSYLHPIQGERKNLDILTGHWTTRVLFDGDRAVGVEYIDNAFDRTSVLKARKEVILSAGAIDTPKLLMLSGIGPAEHLQEFGIEVRVDSPGVGSNLQDHPEAVISWETNEKMVRDATQWWEIGIFTHTEDPEGAGLPDLMMHYGSVPFDMHTRRQGYPTSPESFALTPNITHAKSRGTVRLRSMDYRDKPKVDPRYFTDAEGHDMRVAVAGIKKAREIISQPAMADKVTRELFPGPDVQTDEEIADYVARTHNTVYHPAGSCRMGPVDDEMSPVDPELRVKGVQGLRVVDGSIMPQLTAVNPNITTMLIGERASDLIRGR